One region of Peptostreptococcaceae bacterium genomic DNA includes:
- a CDS encoding redoxin domain-containing protein, translating to MWNDNELSKMIDKDIPFPMISDAGGKIGTMYGIYDEDSGVEARGRFLIDPDGIVQAFEVLTPPVGRNVSETIRQVQAFQLVRASKGTEATPSGWKPGKKVLKPNPDLVGNVWKEWKVSEAFDD from the coding sequence ATGTGGAATGATAATGAATTGTCCAAGATGATAGACAAGGACATCCCCTTCCCGATGATTTCGGATGCAGGAGGGAAAATCGGAACCATGTATGGCATCTATGACGAGGATAGCGGAGTTGAAGCAAGAGGAAGATTCCTTATCGATCCAGATGGAATAGTGCAGGCTTTTGAAGTACTTACGCCGCCGGTTGGAAGAAATGTCAGTGAAACTATAAGGCAAGTACAGGCGTTCCAACTTGTTAGAGCTTCCAAGGGTACAGAAGCGACTCCTTCGGGCTGGAAACCGGGCAAAAAAGTTTTGAAACCGAATCCTGATCTAGTAGGAAACGTATGGAAGGAATGGAAAGTCAGCGAGGCTTTTGACGACTAG
- a CDS encoding ABC transporter substrate-binding protein, protein MKKFLALGFILIMVMALAACGGGDAEVEKEGAAEVETEEAVFEGPLKLADCGWDSNKFHNSVAGYIIENGFGVETEIVPGSSAAVWLGLGEGDVDVLMETWSDSLVGYDEDIASGKILEIGTNMDDNIQGFYVPTYVIEGDAERGIEPMAPDLKTVEDLKKYKDIFVDEEEPDMGRIYNSPPGWEVSMLIEDKFESYGLGETYNLFSPGLGASLAASIVANYEKGEPWVGYYWEPAWITGGYDLTLLDEGEYSDELWENGRMCNFKPVYITVTVQKELPGLIPDVTDFLSKYNLSSSQTAEALAYMNNNEASADEAALWFLNEHEEVWTEWLDDAMVQKIKDTL, encoded by the coding sequence TTGAAAAAATTTTTAGCACTTGGTTTTATTCTTATTATGGTTATGGCTCTTGCCGCTTGCGGTGGGGGAGATGCTGAAGTTGAAAAAGAAGGTGCAGCTGAGGTCGAAACGGAGGAAGCCGTATTTGAAGGCCCTTTGAAGTTGGCGGATTGCGGTTGGGACAGCAATAAGTTTCATAACTCTGTTGCGGGGTATATAATCGAAAACGGTTTCGGAGTGGAAACGGAAATTGTCCCCGGATCTTCAGCAGCTGTGTGGCTTGGACTCGGTGAAGGTGATGTCGATGTTCTTATGGAGACATGGTCCGATAGTCTTGTTGGATATGATGAAGATATTGCTTCGGGAAAAATTCTTGAAATTGGAACTAATATGGACGACAACATTCAGGGTTTTTATGTTCCGACATATGTAATTGAAGGGGATGCCGAAAGAGGGATAGAGCCAATGGCTCCCGATTTGAAAACAGTAGAGGATCTAAAGAAGTATAAGGACATATTCGTCGATGAAGAGGAACCCGACATGGGAAGAATTTATAACTCTCCTCCCGGCTGGGAAGTTTCAATGCTAATTGAAGATAAATTTGAATCGTATGGTTTGGGAGAAACGTATAATCTGTTTAGCCCGGGATTGGGAGCATCATTAGCAGCTTCAATAGTTGCAAATTATGAAAAAGGTGAACCGTGGGTAGGTTATTATTGGGAGCCTGCATGGATTACCGGAGGATATGATTTGACATTGCTAGATGAAGGCGAATATTCCGATGAGCTTTGGGAAAATGGCAGAATGTGCAATTTCAAACCGGTTTATATAACGGTTACAGTGCAAAAGGAATTGCCGGGATTGATTCCGGATGTAACCGATTTCCTTAGCAAGTACAATCTTTCAAGCAGTCAAACAGCAGAAGCATTGGCTTACATGAACAACAACGAGGCATCTGCAGATGAAGCGGCTTTGTGGTTTCTAAATGAGCATGAGGAAGTATGGACAGAGTGGTTAGACGATGCTATGGTTCAAAAGATCAAAGATACCCTTTAA
- a CDS encoding redoxin domain-containing protein produces the protein MPKEFKAGCQRPEIKTPMVQAAAEEIQTHKKEEIHMVKVGKPAPDFTAPAYYQGKFVTVDLSEYRGKWVVLCFYPGDFTFV, from the coding sequence ATGCCTAAGGAATTCAAGGCGGGTTGTCAAAGACCAGAAATAAAAACGCCAATGGTACAAGCAGCAGCCGAGGAAATACAAACACATAAAAAGGAGGAGATACATATGGTAAAAGTGGGAAAACCGGCGCCGGATTTTACAGCGCCTGCATATTACCAGGGAAAATTTGTGACAGTTGATTTGTCTGAATATAGAGGTAAATGGGTAGTTTTATGCTTCTATCCGGGAGATTTTACATTCGTCTGA
- a CDS encoding nitroreductase produces MKKAIARRKSERSYNGHPLTEEDEKKLMDYIGEDKNLIGINGNKINIYFVRTIGSNSGRIGTYGVVKKAPGYIAAVCANNQEAMIDCGYVFEKMVLYLETIGVSTCWLGGTFKRSQIKVPVGEGEIIPIISPVGYSAERKTVTDKTFRRFAKSDSRLDFDELFFYGDFGYRIPEGQIRNALECLRLAPSASNKQPWRVLLGEDDTAHFYIERTPNYGTGRLKYDIQMVDMGIALSHYEICKGSVEFFKEQPGLQMLSEYSSYIISVK; encoded by the coding sequence ATGAAAAAGGCAATAGCAAGACGTAAATCTGAAAGAAGCTACAATGGCCATCCGCTGACGGAAGAAGACGAAAAGAAGCTGATGGACTATATTGGTGAAGATAAAAATTTGATAGGTATCAATGGCAACAAAATCAACATATATTTTGTAAGGACCATTGGAAGCAATTCCGGCAGAATAGGAACCTATGGAGTGGTAAAGAAGGCCCCTGGCTATATAGCAGCCGTGTGCGCGAACAATCAAGAGGCAATGATCGATTGTGGCTATGTTTTTGAGAAAATGGTTTTGTATCTTGAAACAATAGGTGTAAGCACATGCTGGCTCGGAGGGACATTCAAAAGGAGTCAAATAAAGGTTCCGGTGGGTGAAGGGGAAATTATCCCAATAATATCGCCTGTCGGGTATTCTGCTGAAAGGAAGACCGTTACGGATAAAACATTCAGAAGGTTTGCGAAATCAGACAGCCGGCTTGACTTTGACGAATTGTTTTTTTACGGGGATTTTGGGTACCGCATTCCCGAAGGCCAAATCAGGAATGCTCTGGAATGTTTAAGGCTGGCTCCCAGCGCTTCAAATAAACAACCATGGCGCGTTCTGCTTGGTGAGGACGATACGGCACATTTCTATATTGAAAGAACGCCGAATTATGGGACGGGTAGGCTGAAGTACGATATCCAAATGGTTGATATGGGGATTGCGCTAAGCCATTATGAAATATGCAAAGGATCGGTGGAATTTTTCAAGGAACAGCCTGGCTTGCAGATGCTAAGCGAATACAGTTCATATATCATAAGTGTTAAATAG
- a CDS encoding class I SAM-dependent methyltransferase: MKERKSEFLFNTIAPIYNLFYEYQKKGFSKMLEIAEKELDLMSFKILLDVGCGTGALCAVLNRKGFLVTGIDPAEKMLNIARKKPENRTVHFVHANILEKLAFDDNSFDLSIASYVAHGMKASDRSLMYAEMQRVTKSKVLIFDYNQKTSLLTTIIEWLEGGDYFNFIRNPESEMKNCVNELRKCFLAVKVVNIGARSALYICTPR, from the coding sequence ATGAAAGAAAGGAAAAGCGAATTTCTATTTAATACAATAGCACCAATTTATAACTTGTTCTACGAATATCAGAAAAAGGGATTTTCAAAGATGTTGGAAATCGCCGAAAAAGAACTAGACTTGATGTCATTTAAAATACTGCTTGATGTTGGATGTGGAACGGGGGCGTTATGTGCGGTTTTAAATAGAAAAGGGTTCCTGGTAACCGGGATTGATCCGGCAGAAAAAATGTTGAATATCGCTAGGAAGAAACCCGAAAACAGGACTGTCCACTTTGTACATGCAAATATTCTGGAAAAACTGGCCTTTGATGATAATTCCTTCGATCTTTCAATTGCTTCATATGTCGCTCATGGAATGAAAGCGAGCGATAGAAGTCTTATGTATGCTGAAATGCAGAGGGTGACAAAATCAAAGGTTCTCATTTTTGACTATAATCAAAAAACATCTCTATTGACGACGATAATCGAATGGCTTGAAGGAGGAGACTACTTTAATTTCATTAGAAATCCCGAATCCGAAATGAAAAACTGCGTTAATGAATTGAGAAAGTGCTTTTTAGCGGTCAAGGTCGTCAATATTGGTGCACGGTCAGCCTTGTATATTTGTACCCCGAGATAG
- a CDS encoding OsmC family protein, producing the protein MIAIVIIVYKDDLIYYEINTNVKTDNIRILGGKVMNLKKTDIYFENTFTGKLVVPNGEIPIGSSAGTVGPYDMLIGALAGCLYSTFLDVVEKKKGFFDTAEFHIDWEKRTEIPKTLKMVKITLIIKGAEEKDKPGMEKAAELAAKYCSIYQTISCVADMSVEVVFE; encoded by the coding sequence ATGATTGCTATCGTAATCATTGTGTATAAGGATGATTTGATTTATTATGAAATTAACACAAATGTGAAAACTGATAATATAAGAATACTTGGAGGAAAAGTAATGAATTTGAAAAAAACTGATATATATTTCGAGAATACGTTTACCGGAAAACTTGTTGTTCCGAATGGAGAGATTCCAATAGGCAGTAGTGCTGGAACGGTAGGTCCTTACGATATGCTTATCGGCGCGTTGGCAGGGTGTCTGTACTCCACTTTTCTCGACGTTGTGGAAAAAAAGAAGGGATTTTTCGATACAGCCGAATTTCATATCGATTGGGAGAAAAGAACGGAGATACCCAAAACTCTTAAAATGGTAAAAATAACCTTGATTATAAAAGGTGCGGAAGAGAAAGACAAGCCCGGAATGGAAAAGGCGGCTGAGCTAGCTGCGAAATACTGCTCCATATACCAAACGATTTCATGTGTTGCCGATATGTCTGTTGAAGTCGTGTTTGAATAA
- a CDS encoding proline/glycine betaine ABC transporter permease — translation MAFPDVFNTHFGKYVEDFIMWLTINYDFFFDGIKAGILKFMIFINKGLMLIPWFVVIALIFWAAWKLIDLKSGIIFSIMLFLIGSFDYWEPMMTTLAIVLTSVIISLLIGIPVGIFISYKKRAEKIAMPILDAMQTMPSFVYLLPAIMFFGLGLVPAVFATTIYALPPVIRLTNLAIHSVSKEMVEASNSFGASKWQTLMKVEIPQAMPTIMAGINQTTMMAMAMVVISSMIGARGLGLSVLTSINRIDIAMGVEAGTCVVFMAIIIDRLTQAFADRYKYE, via the coding sequence ATGGCTTTTCCAGATGTATTCAATACGCATTTCGGGAAATATGTCGAAGATTTTATTATGTGGCTGACAATAAATTACGATTTCTTTTTTGATGGAATCAAGGCAGGCATTTTGAAGTTTATGATATTTATTAACAAAGGGCTTATGTTAATACCGTGGTTTGTCGTCATAGCCTTGATTTTTTGGGCGGCGTGGAAGTTGATTGATTTAAAATCCGGAATCATATTTAGCATAATGCTATTTTTAATTGGGTCGTTCGATTATTGGGAACCAATGATGACGACATTGGCAATAGTGCTGACGTCTGTAATAATTTCACTGTTGATAGGTATTCCGGTAGGCATTTTTATATCCTATAAAAAAAGAGCAGAAAAAATTGCAATGCCCATACTCGATGCCATGCAGACCATGCCGAGCTTCGTGTATTTACTTCCGGCAATAATGTTCTTCGGTCTTGGTCTTGTTCCGGCTGTTTTTGCCACAACGATTTATGCATTGCCGCCGGTTATTAGATTGACAAATCTGGCAATACACTCGGTTTCAAAGGAAATGGTTGAGGCTTCCAATTCGTTTGGCGCTTCAAAATGGCAGACGCTAATGAAGGTTGAAATACCACAGGCTATGCCTACTATAATGGCGGGCATAAATCAGACGACAATGATGGCAATGGCAATGGTTGTTATTTCATCCATGATCGGTGCAAGAGGATTAGGGCTAAGCGTACTTACATCAATCAATCGAATTGACATAGCCATGGGTGTCGAGGCCGGAACGTGTGTTGTATTTATGGCCATAATAATCGACAGGTTGACCCAGGCTTTTGCAGACAGGTATAAATATGAATAA
- a CDS encoding DUF2202 domain-containing protein yields MQATKYQSKNNHRITIGMLIFILLISSIFLMSACNTINEPAEEAGPPVNETTGQEPATSQPVDHNVDMNPDSLTASDKALTLEGYGAKGAIADKNLSVYDMLMYAVEDEYLAHGEYSAIINKFGSQKPYENIILAEETHLAYLKEIYFSYDLEFPNDSSADHVVIPTDLLEAAKTGVQAEIDNIAMYELFLTYDLPENVYEVFSALKSGSDSHLLSFQKQVERLSK; encoded by the coding sequence ATGCAAGCAACTAAATATCAATCAAAAAATAATCATCGTATCACCATAGGGATGCTGATTTTCATTCTATTGATTAGCAGCATATTTTTAATGTCGGCTTGCAATACAATCAATGAACCTGCTGAAGAAGCCGGTCCACCGGTTAATGAAACCACAGGGCAAGAACCGGCAACCAGTCAGCCTGTCGACCATAATGTCGATATGAACCCTGATTCTTTAACTGCCTCAGATAAAGCCTTAACACTTGAAGGATATGGGGCAAAGGGCGCAATTGCCGATAAAAACCTGAGTGTCTATGATATGCTTATGTATGCTGTTGAAGATGAATACCTGGCCCACGGAGAATATTCAGCCATAATAAACAAATTCGGTAGCCAAAAGCCCTATGAAAATATCATTCTTGCCGAAGAAACACATCTTGCCTATTTAAAAGAAATTTATTTTTCATATGATCTCGAATTCCCGAATGACTCCTCTGCCGATCATGTAGTTATACCCACTGATTTACTTGAAGCTGCAAAGACCGGCGTTCAGGCCGAAATAGATAATATTGCAATGTATGAGCTTTTCTTGACTTATGACTTGCCGGAAAATGTGTACGAAGTATTCTCAGCATTAAAGAGTGGTTCCGATAGCCATCTGCTTTCTTTTCAAAAGCAAGTGGAAAGACTGTCAAAATAG